Genomic window (Bradysia coprophila strain Holo2 unplaced genomic scaffold, BU_Bcop_v1 contig_450, whole genome shotgun sequence):
tttctcttcGAGCGAAAAATTAAAGGGTGATACAGGCGTCATGTCAGGCACTTGCTATTCGTTcattaacaaacatttttatgaataaaagaACAATACGTGTCCAACTACTAGACTGGTGCTGTTACTCTAGATTCAGTAGATGGAAGTTGACGGTCTGAGTCTGAGGTGGATTtcatcacgacagagtaaagtaaaccaggcaggagcagacgaagaaaatacattcaaatgagggacctaaaTCCCGTTATAATTGTTTACGAATTTGTTGCGGATGCGATTTTGATACGTTTTAAATCGACGGCTGTTATCGGTAAAGTGTTGTCGAGAGTGTATCTTATCGATAAACGAAAAACTAATGAATCAACCAAAACTTCAACAGAGAGGAAGATTGAAAATATAAGAATTTAGGATCCTCCTGATGAATTTCAATGTCTACAGTTTCAAGACTTACCTTGTAATTGTCATTCCTGAAAATCAGTTGAATTCCGTCCATTTCTTTCCACCAAGGATGTTCGAATTGAATAAATATCTTGTTGATTGTCTCGAATCCAATGTCTCGAATGGTTTGCACGTATGCGTGTGGTAATGCCGGTCTGAACATCGTATGTAAATTGGTCTTCAAACAGCCGAGTGAAAGGGTCACTATAACGTGATTTGCGTGATAAATAGTGTTGTCGGaacatttcacagaaattCTCGGACAACTGGCGCTAGTCACAATTTCGACCACctcttttttaaaaagaatatttttgcgatcaACTTGATTGCATAATGCTTCGATGGCTGCACTGAAACcattacgaaaattgtaatgagCCTGACAACTTTCACCGTTGTAGGAGTAGGCACCCCAGCTTTTCGCTGATACATGGTCCAAATTAAGGCAGGAGTTGTCAATCACTTGAAAGCGTACATGCCAGTCGAATAGTTGTTGAGCGGTTACTTTGAGCGTGGCATCTTCTAGCGTATCCAAATATTTGCTAAAGTTGTCTAACAAGAACGAATACACTGACTTCGGATAATCAGTCTGGTCCTCTCGTGCATAGGTCTCACATTTGCACAGTATCTGTCCGATGaggaagtcaatttttttcacaaaatagtCGTCGATCGCTTCACCGTCATCTCTTAAATACGCGCCAAGACCTTCCTCTGACTGCTCGGTGGACAGTAAGTCATATCTTTCGGCTATATCATGAAGATGGTTAAATTTTCCTGAAACGTTCGAACCAAACATcaattttcgaagaaattcGTTTAAACAGCTGAGTCTAACCATGAAGCCACGAGGCGCCCGCATCCACGAAATCCGTTTTGGTCGACTGAATACACTCATCATCACTTTCCGTTGATTTgcgattttcatttgaatcagTCGATTTGACATTACGTCTCATGTTCAGTGTGTTCACGCGTCCGCCGGCTTTCGCCTGTCCTTCCAAAATGAGGAAACGTTGGCCAGTTGACTGTAGTTTCGTTGCCGCTCCTAGACCGGCCAGTCCAGCTCCGATGATTAGAACATCGACATAATTGCCAGTGCCGTCCTTAGCACTGCGACCATtgggattttttattttcatgtcgTTTGAATTGGCTCTAAAAggaaattggaattttgttcagtaatttggaaaaatgcgGATGGAgatgcgaaaaaaatttaaaatttaaagggAAGGCTAACATCTGCAAAGAAAAAGGAAACGTTTTccgacgaaatttgaaatttaagatAACAAAGTGCAAGTTATACAATTAAAGAATTGTGTGTCGCTATGAGAAATATGCTCATCATTATCATTGAcgctttttatattttcactctaaatttttacaataatttttatgagtgtcaatatttgaattgaattaagcGACTGTTTATGTTCACAGTATAAACGAACAAATCACGGGATGTGATgtcgttaaaaatttgatatactttttaattaactttgtttGTTCTTTAGTCTGATAAGTTTAAGATCACCTATAAAAGCACCTTGCAACGACGATAAGAGGTCATAATTAAAAGGAAGCTTTCACGGTGTAGTTCGACTTTTGTTCCGGTTTTAGTCGCTAATACATTGaagtgaaaatgataattcaaaatttgattttcgttttcactttttatctTACTATGGAGAGTGCCCGTAAGTTTAAAATGGTTCAGGGTGATTAGAAACTCCTtgatttacacatttttttttctaagaaaGCTCAACCGTAGCTGACACCGGCGTCGCTGGTGGTGACTTAAATGTCACCGATGCTGATATAAGCGTTTCCGGAACGAAGCATTGTGCTGACCGTCCTCCGCAAAGTGACTGGACGTACTTGGGCAATGTtggaatgaaacattttttcctttttgataACAACACTTTGGTATGAAATTAAGATTACAATTTACAAGTTACCAGATCGATGGCGTGCTTACATTTTACATCCGTCGAACACTATATTGAACTTGAACTGACATTGTAACCATTTCCGATCAGGTGTCATGGCAAGATGCTGTCGCTATTTGCAGTGGTAAGGGAATGTACCTTGTCAAAATTAATGACAAAGCCGAAATGGATTTCGTAAATCTACAAGTTGTGACGAACAAAATTGGTTAGCGCCGCATGCACCAAGCCATTCAGCAACTTcttctaatttttcttttctctcgTCTATATCGCTTCCTTAGGTCCAGTTTGGTTCGGAGCCAGAGATTTGGGCGGTCGAGGTTCGTACAAATGGACACCCATAACTGCTGCTAGTTCCTATTCAATCGGCACCTTTGTAAATTTCTCTGATTTCCTGGAAAACGGCCCTTTAGCTTTGCAGATGAACTTACGCGTTTCGAATAATCTGTTTCCGGCACCATCATACTTGAAAACAGCCAAACCATTTTGCCAGTCAGCAACGACAacttattaataaaattaattgagtgTTGAGCTGGTCACTGCAACTTGAATTGTTCGTCGGTACAACTTTTCGTTtgagaaatttctaaattacTTTCCTTGTTATCTATCGGATGAATAAATTACAGTTGGCATTAGTAAAAGTAATCTGGACGTTTTGAAGAAAACACCGAAAAACGATAGAAAATATTACATATGATTGACTTTTTCGGATCTGCCTGCGCCTACATTACGCTTGGGAAATTCAATCACAAATCGGATTAGAAGCACGTCTCACCACGTCAGTGTCACCCAAGCTCAAAATGTCCCTGAAGTCAGAGTGagtgaaatgtaaaattggaaattgctATAAATGTGTATTATACACAACTTGCTACGGTGGAACTAGGTAAAATATCACCAAGATAAACTACAAAGCATAGAGGTAGGCAACCTatagtaaattaaaaaatcatttgtcattTCTTATTGATGAACTTTAACCTGACATTCACTGCtacacggtggggttgaacaaaacttaaatagagtcgcgacaccacctctgatttttttcatattcttattgagggactcgagtaatATAAGGAATcacattcagttcgcggatccatccagccgtttcggagaaccggcactcatggccgtgcgggaccgacgagtcaatttgaatacagattgttatcgcaacggatagagggactaattctaagctaattcgtgttgAAATGGCTTTCCTCGACAACTTGATCACGtagctacagccagctaaagtcgaaaattcgacatctttgaatggtgatatgtccaagacgAAGACAGTTTGAAagacaaaaatgttaaacaattgaagtaacagactcAAAATCATTCGTATGAAAGTTATTTTCAGCAATAAATCCGACAATTGTAGATTGCAATTAGACCGATTCACGAGTCACTTTTTTGAAACGGATTCGACCGGCAAACGTCTTCAAAAATCAGAATTGTTGGACTAATGACAATTCCGTTGAGAAggtgtttttcaaaattgttccgagagatattcaaaaaagaaatggCGATTTCGGgctattttgacaattttcgaACCAGTCTCAGATTCAAACGACGAGAATtttaccgatgagattttacaacgaaaatttaacaaaaaaaatgcgtcacaagtggcagatgattattgtcgtatgaggggtttcctcagcatctgccacctgtgacgcaattttgtttgttaaattttcgttgtaaaatctcatcggtaaaATTCTCgttcgacacattttcttgtttaaatttaattacgtTGAgtcgcagaatgcgtcaccaaaacttatatcaaatgttttggaagtttaatttttcctagactagcgtcaccttttcctcttttgaggtttttgtgggatttGTATTTGACCAAAATGGAACGGGCgctataaaaataatatttatttatttctgtaTCTGAATCACACGATCAATTAGTAATGGATCAAaacatcgatcaaagtattaaTGTGAAACAGTAACCGTAAGCTTCCGCACTCaaactttaaataatttaatacaACCGACCTCTGCAGTCGATTCCAAGTAATTGCGACtcttaaaaaaatgtcaaatgaaaAACAGTACACTTTTTAACAGTGTCTCTCACTGTCATCCCCATTTGTTTTGGTTGTGTAAATATTTGGTAAACATGGCACGATTCGGCAACTTGAATCCTTACGATTTGCACAAACGTCTCATCAATGACTACATTCTGAAGAAACCGGGAGACACAAAGGTTCTGCAGCGTGACACATCCAAAGATCGTACAGATTACGATGTAATTCGTGACAATCATCGATTTCTATGGGACGATGAAGACGACGAAACAGATTCGTGGGAAAAGCAATTGGCCAAACGCTATTACGATAAATTGTTCAAAGAGTACTGCATTTGTGATTTGAGTCGATACAAGGATAACAAGGTGCGTGACGATATGGTCAATGCGTTGGCATATTTAACTTAGTTCGTTCTGATTCAATGTTTTTAGGTTGCTATGCGATGGCGTGTGGAGAAGGAAGTGGTTACGGGAAAGGACAATTCATTTGTGGAAATCGAACGTGTTCGGACAATTCAGGACTTTGAAGCTGGGAAGTAAATTTTGCCTATGCCGAACATGGGACACGGAAGAATGCTCTCATCAAACTGCGTAAGTTGATCCACACGGTCATAAATATTCCATTTCAAATAAACCGTCAATGCTATTTCGAGGTCTGTGTCCGGATTGCTCAAAGAAACTCAACTACCACTCCAACAAACGCGAagtgaaaaaactgaaaaaagagAAACGAAAAAGCGGACAACGATCAAAATCTGCATCCGAAGGAAATCAATCGCCAGGTTGTTCGACTTCTGCAGCATCAAGTAAAACGGCAACGGACGACGAAATACTCGAATCGACTGAGGAGGTTGATGTTCACAAGAATGATGCATTGGAGAAGAACGTCGAGTCCATGGAAAAACACTGTTGGACCAAGACAACGGATGCGGAGGAAAAGAGTCGCGAAGAAGAATTTGACGAATACTTGGAGGATTTGTTGTTGTAAGCAAAGCAAGCAAAGCCATTCGGTTTGCTGAATtaaatctttattttattcggaaaaaaggtttttgatgaatttgtcTATTTGAATCTACAAAAGTAGCGGAACTCACTTCtggcaaaaatttaaaattttctccgCCTGTTCAATACCTGACAAGAACGCCCCGTGTGCCGTCGAAAAATACTGTTGATGACACGCTTCTCCGGCAAACAGTATTAATGGGATGCGGCAATCCATTACCACCTCCTGCCTTTGATTATTGACCGAATCTAAGTCAGCCGGCATTATGAGATTTTTAGCAAATTGTGTGGACAACCCCTTTACACTCAAAGAAAGATCGGCCACAGTTATTGGCTTGGATAGTAACCGACTCGACGTGCCGTTCTTATCGCAATCCGTGCTAATGTAACTATAAGCTCCTCTAACAAATGGATTCGAATACCAACGGGTGCTATAAACATAGAATGCAATACAATCACAATCGAAATCATCAACTGGTGTCACATTGTTACCAATAGTATTTGATTGGTGCGGGAATTTCGGATTTTGTAAATTGTGCTAAGAGTGCAATACAATCGTGAATTACTTGTGAATCGGTTAGCTTTTCCATTTCTATGGCACCCCGGCCACCGACCCATGCAAGTAATGTGTTGGATGGCCCCGGTTTCATGACATCAAATCCGGATATGTGTCTAGTCCAGTTGTGGTCCTGAAAAAGAGGTGAAAGCAAATTTATAGATAAATTTTCACCTGCTATCAGCTCATTTTTCGATGCGATGCGATGCGATGGTACAACTTTCTCGGCTAGCTATCTACAgcagaatttttgtttctcttcGAGCGAAAAATTAAAGGGTGATACAGGCGTCATGTCAGGCACTTGCTATTCGTTcattaacaaacatttttatgaataaaagaACAATACGTGTCCAACTACTAGACTGGTGCTGTTACTCTAGATTCAGTAGATGGAAGTTGACGGTCTGAGTCTGAGGTGGATTtcatcacgacagagtaaagtaaaccaggcaggagcagacgaagaaaatacattcaaatgagggacctaaaTCCCGTTATAATTGTTTACGAATTTGTTGCGGATGCGATTTTGATACGTTTTAAATCGACGGCTGTTATCGGTAAAGTGTTGTCGAGAGTGTATCTTATCGATAAACGAAAAACTAATGAATCAACCAAAACTTCAACAGAGAGGAAGATTGAAAATATAAGAATTTAGGATCCTCCTGATGAATTTCAATGTCTACAGTTTCAAGACTTACCTTGTAATTGTCATTCCTGAAAATCAGTTGAATTCCGTCCATTTCTTTCCACCAAGGATGTTCGAATTGAATAAATATCTTGTTGATTGTCTCGAATCCAATGTCTCGAATGGTTTGCACGTATGCGTGTGGTAATGCCGGTCTGAACATCGTATGTAAATTGGTCTTCAAACAGCCGAGTGAAAGGGTCACTATAACGTGATTTGCGTGATAAATAGTGTTGTCGGaacatttcacagaaattCTCGGACAACTGGCGCTAGTCACAATTTCGACCACctcttttttaaaaagaatatttttgcgatcaACTTGATTGCATAATGCTTCGATGGCTGCACTGAAACcattacgaaaattgtaatgagCCTGACAACTTTCACCGTTGTAGGAGTAGGCACCCCAGCTTTTCGCTGATACATGGTCCAAATTAAGGCAGGAGTTGTCAATCACTTGAAAGCGTACATGCCAGTCGAATAGTTGTTGAGCGGTTACTTTGAGCGTGGCATCTTCTAGCGTATCCAAATATTTGCTAAAGTTGTCTAACAAGAACGAATACACTGACTTCGGATAATCAGTCTGGTCCTCTCGTGCATAGGTCTCACATTTGCACAGTATCTGTCCGATGaggaagtcaatttttttcacaaaatagtCGTCGA
Coding sequences:
- the LOC119082483 gene encoding uncharacterized protein LOC119082483, with product MIIQNLIFVFTFYLTMESAQSSTVADTGVAGGDLNVTDADISVSGTKHCADRPPQSDWTYLGNVGMKHFFLFDNNTLVSWQDAVAICSGKGMYLVKINDKAEMDFVNLQVVTNKIGPVWFGARDLGGRGSYKWTPITAASSYSIGTFVNFSDFLENGPLALQMNLRVSNNLFPAPSYLKTAKPFCQSATTTY
- the LOC119082486 gene encoding spermine oxidase-like translates to MKIKNPNGRSAKDGTGNYVDVLIIGAGLAGLGAATKLQSTGQRFLILEGQAKAGGRVNTLNMRRNVKSTDSNENRKSTESDDECIQSTKTDFVDAGASWLHGKFNHLHDIAERYDLLSTEQSEEGLGAYLRDDGEAIDDYFVKKIDFLIGQILCKCETYAREDQTDYPKSVYSFLLDNFSKYLDTLEDATLKVTAQQLFDWHVRFQVIDNSCLNLDHVSAKSWGAYSYNGESCQAHYNFRNGFSAAIEALCNQVDRKNILFKKEVVEIVTSASCPRISVKCSDNTIYHANHVIVTLSLGCLKTNLHTMFRPALPHAYVQTIRDIGFETINKIFIQFEHPWWKEMDGIQLIFRNDNYKDHNWTGHISGFDVMKPGPSNTLLAWVGGRGAIEMEKLTDSQVIHDCIALLAQFTKSEIPAPIKYYCTRWYSNPFVRGAYSYISTDCDKNGTSSRLLSKPITVADLSLSVKGLSTQFAKNLIMPADLDSVNNQRQEVVMDCRIPLILFAGEACHQQYFSTAHGAFLSGIEQAEKILNFCQK
- the LOC119082484 gene encoding spermine oxidase-like, coding for MKIKNPNGRSAKDGTGNYVDVLIIGAGLAGLGAATKLQSTGQRFLILEGQAKAGGRVNTLNMRRNVKSTDSNENRKSTESDDECIQSTKTDFVDAGASWLHGKFNHLHDIAERYDLLSTEQSEEGLGAYLRDDGEAIDDYFVKKIDFLIGQILCKCETYAREDQTDYPKSVYSFLLDNFSKYLDTLEDATLKVTAQQLFDWHVRFQVIDNSCLNLDHVSAKSWGAYSYNGESCQAHYNFRNGFSAAIEALCNQVDRKNILFKKEVVEIVTSASCPRISVKCSDNTIYHANHVIVTLSLGCLKTNLHTMFRPALPHAYVQTIRDIGFETINKIFIQFEHPWWKEMDGIQLIFRNDNYKDHNWTRHISGFDVMKPGPSNTLLAWVGGRGAIEMEKLTDSQVIHDCIALLAQFTKSEIPAPIKYYCTRWYSNPFVRGAYSYISTDCDKNGTSSRLLSKPITVADLSLSVKGLSTQFAKNLIMPADLDSVNNQRQEVVMDCRIPLILFAGEACHQQYFSTAHGAFLSGIEQAEKILNFCQK